The Oncorhynchus keta strain PuntledgeMale-10-30-2019 chromosome 17, Oket_V2, whole genome shotgun sequence genome has a window encoding:
- the LOC118395723 gene encoding dynein light chain roadblock-type 2-like produces the protein MAEVEETLKRIQTHKGVIGTIVVNAEGIPIRTTLDNSTTVQYAGLLHQLTMKARSTVRDLDPQNDLTFLRIRSKKHEIMVAPDKEYLLIVIQNPSE, from the exons atg GCAGAAGTTGAGGAGACACTAAAGAGAATTCAAACTCACAAAGGTGTAATTGGAACAATAGTTGTTAATGCTGAGG GTATCCCAATCAGAACTACCTTAGACAACTCCACTACGGTGCAGTATGCTGGTCTGCTGCACCAGCTCACTATGAAAGCCAGAAGCACAGTCCGAGACCTCGACCCTCAGAACGACCTGACCTTCCTCCGCATCCGCTCCAAGAAGCATGAGATCATGGTGGCACCTG aCAAGGAGTATCTATTGATAGTCATCCAGAACCCCAGTGAATAG